CCGCTGCTGCGTTAGCCTCGTCTTCCCCTCTTGGGCGAACTGGCATACGACGAACATCACTTCGGGGGACCCGTGTCAGAACACCGCTCGGTGCCGTCGGGCGCGGCACCGGACGAGGCCGCGGCGCTGCGGCAGACCGGCGCCGCGCCCCTGCACTCGGGAGATCCGCGCCGCATCGGCCCCTACGTGCCGCTGGCGCTGCTCGGCAGCGGCGGCATGGGGCGGGTGTATCTCGGCCGTCCCGCGGGCGGCGGGTCGGGCCTGGTCGCGGTGAAGGTGATCAGGCCCGAGTACGCGGACGACGCGGGTTTCCGGCGCCGGTTCGAACGCGAGGCGTCGGTGCACGACCTGGTCCGCACCACCCGTACGCCCCGGCTGTGCGGCACGGGCTTCGAGGACCGACTGCTGTGGATGGCCACCGAGTACCTGCCGGGACTCGATCTGGCGGACGCCGTGCGCGAGGACGGCGCCCTGGCGAGCGCCGCGGTGTGGCGGCTGGTGGCCGAGCTGGGGCGGGCCCTGGCGGACCTGGCCGCCGCCGGGATCGTGCACCGCGACCTGAAGCCGTCGAACGTCCTGCTGTCCGTCCACGGCGCCCACGTCATCGACTTCGGCCTGTCGAAGGCCGTCGACGCGAGCGCGCTGACCGGCACCGGCAACCGGGTGGGGACCCCGGCCTACATGTCGCCGGAGCATCTGCGCACGGGCACCTGCGAACCGTCCTCGGACGTGTTCTCGCTGGGCGCGACGCTGGTCTACGCGGCGACCGGGCATGCGCCGTTCGGCGACGGCACGGGCGTCGACGTGATGCACCGGGTGGCCTTCGAGGAACCCAACGGGGAGCTGCTGGGTGAGGTCGCGGCGGCGGACGCCGACCTCGCCGCCCTGCTGTCCGCCTGTCTGTCGAAGGAGCCCGAGGGCCGGCCGGCCCCGCAGGAGCTCGTCGACGCGGCCTCGGCCCGCGCCGGGGCGGCCGACTGGCCCGAGCCGCTGGCCGGCCGGGTGCTGGCCCGGCAGCGGGCGTACGAGGTCCTCGACGGCCTCCCCGGTGACGAAACGACGCGCCTGCGCTCCTGCGACGCCCCGCCGGTGCCGGCTCCCGCTCCGGCCGGGCACGCGGCGCCGTCCGCCGGGGGCGAGGCCGAAGCCCCCGAGAGTCCGGCGGACCCGCCCGAGCGCTTACGCGCCGACGAGCCCCGCACCACCGGCCGCAGGAAGCCGCTGCTGGTCGTCGCCGCCGGTGTCGTGCTCTGCGCGACGGCCGCGGGCATTCTCGCCCTGGACAGCCCGCTCCCGCCCGGCCCGGGCACCTCCCCCGGCTCCCGTACGAGCAGCGGCGGCACCCTCTCGGACGGCGCCAGGCCGTCGGCGTCGGGTTCCGCGGCGTACACGTCCGCCTCCGGCAAGAGCGTCGACGGCGGGGCGCGGACCGCCGAATCCTCCTCCGCGTCCGCCGCCTCCGGCTCGGCCCGGCCCGGGCGGCAGGGCGCCTCCGCCTCCCCGTCGGCCCCGGGGCCGAGCGCGAGCGACGATCCGACCGGGACGGCGCCGGCGACCGGCACGCCCGAGGGCCCCGCGACCCCGCCCTGGATCTCCGACTGCACCTATTACGCCGGCAGCGGCCGCACCCGTGAGGGCGACAGCGGCAAACGTGTTCTGCAGGTGCAGTGCATGCTCACCAAACGCGGCTACGACGTGGGCGGTTCGGGCGTGGACGGCGAGTTCGGCCCGGGCACGACGGCCGCCGTGGAGAGTTTCCAGAGCGCCAAGGGGCTCGATGCCGACGGCGTCGTGGGCCACGACACGTGGACCGCGCTGCGCGAAACCGACTGAGCGCGTGACCGATACCACAATCGAGACGATGCCGTTTCGATAGCAACGGGACTACGCTGATTCCTCACGTGAACGAAACGGTTTCGTTCAGGGGAGAAGCCCGCCATGACCTCCGTACTCGTCGTCCACGACCAGTCCCTGCAGCGCCTCGGCCTCCGTATGCTCCTCGCGGCCGAACCCGACCTGACCGTCACCGGCGAAGCTGCGAACGCCTCCGACGCCGCCGACCGGTGCGAGGAACTCCGTCCCGACGTGGTCGTCATGGGCAACGGCGCGTCCGACGCGGACGGCATCCAGGCCATCCGCCGCATCACCCGCCCCGTCGCGCCGGGCGAGCGCCGCCCGCGCGTCCTGGTGCTGACGCCGACCAGCAGCGAGGCGTACGCCTCCGCCGCACTGCGCGCCGGGGCAGGCGGCTTCCTCGCCCAGCACGCCACTCCGCAGGAACTGACCGCCGCGGTCCGCGTCGTGGCCGCCGGGGACGCCGTCATCACGCCCGCCCTGACGCGCGCCCTGATCGAGACCGTCCGCCTGGAGCAGCCGGCCCCCCGTACCGCCCGCCGGGCCGGACTGGCCACGCTCACCGATCGTGAGCGCGACATCCTCACCGCCGTGGCCTCCGGCTGGTCGAACGCCGAGATCGGCGAGCGGCTGTCCATCGCCCCGACCACCGTGAAGTCCCACGTCAGCCATATCCTCGCGAAGATCGGCGCGCGGGCCCGGGTACAGGCCGTGATCTTCGCCTACGAGACGGGCCTGGTCCGTCCGGCCGCCGCCTGACTCGCGCTACACCCCGAAAAAAAGGCCTCGCCGCAACGGCCGGGCGCAGTTCGACCGTTGCGGCGAGGAGTCGGTCAGCCCTGGACGGGCCGGCCGCGGCCCCAGGCCCAGGCCAGCCGGTCGGCGCCGGACTGGTTGGTGGTGGCCAGCCACGGGCGGGAGGGGTCACCGACCAGCTTCTGCATCGAGTAGATGTCGTCGGTGCGCAGTCCGGGCCAGTACACCGAACCCATGCCGAGCTCGCGGGCGGTGTCGGTCTCGGCCTGGATGAAGTTGACGTAGTTGTCGTCGGGCGCGGGCTTGTCGTAGTCGAGGCCCGTCGTCATCGGGGCGCCGAACTCGTCGATGACCGTGCGGTTCGCGCAGTCGCCGATGCGCTCCTTGAGGTCGGACACCCACTGGTCGTAGGTCGCGTACGACTTCCAGAAGCCGTAGTGGTGCAGCGAGAGGTAGGTGCCCTTCAGACGCGGGTCGGCGCAGACCGAGGTGACGTGGTCGTTGTAGCCGGCGCCGCTGACGAAGACGCGGTCGCGCGGGACGGACGGGTAGGTCGCCAGCCACTTGGCGGCGATGTCGGCCCACTGGGCGTCCGTGTAGCCGTGCGGTTCGTTCATCGGCTCGAAGTAGACGCGCGAGTTGTGCTGGTACGTCTTCACGACGGTGTCCCACATGGGCCAGAAGGTGGCCTCGTCGTCGATGTAGCCGTCCCGCTTGTCGCCGGTGCCCTCCCAGTAGGACACGATGACCTTGAAGCCGTGGGCCGAGGCCGCGTCGATGACCGCGCGGTAGGACTTCCAGTACGCGCCGTTGACCGTGTACGGGTTGATGGGCAGCCGGACCGTGTTGGCGCCCAGGTTCGCGCGGAACGCGCTGATGATCCGGCTCGCCTTCGCGTACGTCTGCGCGTAGCCGTCGGAGGTCGACAGGCCCGACAGCTGGAGGTAGTCGTCGGCGAAATTGTCGCGCGGGTCGGCCCAGTTGACGCCCCGGAACTGGCTCGTGCCGGTCGGAGCGGCGGCGGTGGCGGAGGCGGGGCTGCCGGCCAGTGTCGCGCCGCTGACCGCGGCGATCGCCACCGCCGCACAGGTGGCGCGCAATCGGGAGCTGAGGCGGTTCTTGGCGGGGGTCTTGCGCATCGACGTGCCCTTTCAGGAGGTGGCGGCTCGGCGCTCCGCGATGTTTACGTAAACATCTGCTGCCGTCGTGGGGGATGTTTACGTAAACTCGGCGGCGCCGGAATCGTGGCATCCGCCCCGGCGGCAGTCAAGGTGTCTCATGCGTAACATCCGGTGGGCCCCGCAACGGGTGCGGGGCCGGGTCGAAGGAGGCTCCAGTGGTGGAGCGGGGTGGTTCCGGTGTGCCCGGCGGGCGCCGCAAGCAGCGGGTGTCGATGGCCGACGTGGCCAAGCTCGCGGGTGTCTCCTCGCAGACGGTCTCGCGGGTCTCCAACGGCCATCCCGGCGTGATCGCCTCCACCCGCGAGCAGGTGCTGGCGGCGATGAGGGAGCTGGGCTACCGGCCCAACAGCGCGGCGCGCGCCCTGCGTTACGGCCAGTTCAACACCATCGGCGTGATCCTGTTCAGCCTGTCCTCGACCGGCAACAGCCGCACCGTGGAGGCCATCGCCACGCATGCGGCGGCCGAGGGCTACGCGATCACGCTGATCCCGATCGACGTGCCGACCCAGGACAACGTCCTGGGCGCCTTCACCCGCATGGGTGAACTGGCCGTCGACGCGGTCGTCGTCATCATGGAGGTCCACCTCCTGGACACCGGGACGGTCCAACTGCCGCCCGGCGTCCACGTCGTGGTCGTCGACTCCGACGCCGGTGACCGCTACTGCGTCGTCGACACCGACCAGGCCGACGGCGCCCGCCGGGCCGTACGCCATCTGCTCGACCTGGGCCACGAGACGGTCTGGCACGTCACCGGCCCCGAGAGCTCCTACGCCGGACAACGCCGAACTCAGGCCTGGCGTACGGCGCTTGAGGAAGCGGGGCGCCCGGTGCCGCCTCCGCTGCACGGCGACTGGTCGGCCGAGTCCGGCTACACGGCCGGCCACACCCTTGCCGGACACCCCGACTGCACCGCCGTCTTCGCGGCCAACGACCAGATGGCACTGGGCGTGCTGCGCGCCTTCCACGAACGCGGGGTCGCCGTCCCGGAGGACGTCAGCGTGGTCGGCTTCGACGACATCCCCGACGCCGCGTACTTCGTGCCGCCACTGACCACGGTCCACCAGGACTTCGCGGAGGTGGGCCGACGGTGCGTGGAGAAGGCCCTGCAGCAGATCCGCGGGGACGACGGGGTACGCGCGGGCACGGACCTGGTGCCGACGTCGCTGGTGGTGAGGGGCAGCACGGGGGCGCCGCGGAGGTGACAGGGCGCCGCTGGGATGCTCCCCCATCGACCGACGGACGGTTCGCGACCCAGCCCGGCAAGGGCTGTTTCCGGGCGCGGTAGGTGCGGGCCAGGGTCGGGCGGGCCTGTTCTGCGCCGTCTTCGGTGATGCGGTGGAAGCGGCGGCGGGGGCGGGCGCGCCCCCGCCGATCGGTGGCTCAACCGGTCGTGCAGGTGCTGCCGTTCAGGGTGAACGCGGTCGGGGCGGTGTTGGTGGAGCTCTTGCTCGCGATGAAGCCGACGGTGACCGAGCCGCCGGCGGCGATGGTGGTGGTGTAGGACGCCGGGGTGACGGTCACCGCGCCGCCGGACTGCGCGGCCGTACCGCCCCACATGTTGGAGACGGTCTGGCCGTCGGCGAAGGTGAAGCCGAGTTTCCAGCCGTTGATGGCGGCGGCGCCGGGATTGCCTATCTTGATCTCGCCCTGGAAGCCTCCGGGCCACTCCCCCACGACGCGGTAACCCACCGAGCAGGCGGTGGTCGGGGCCTTGTCGGTGGTGACGTTCACGGTGGCCGAGCGGGTCGAGCGGTTGCCGGCCGCGTCATGGGCGTAGACGGCGAAGGTGTACGCCGTCGCGGCGGTCAGCCCCGACACGGTGGCGGTGTTGGTGGTGGCGGTGGCGGCCCTGGTTTCGTCGGAGCCCGTGACGCGGACGACGTCGTAGCCGGTGACCCCGACGTCGTCGGTGGCGGCGGGCCAGGTGAGGGTGACGGACGTGGCCGTCACGGTCGAGGCGGTGGGCGTGCCGGGGGCCGTCGGCGCCTGGGTGTCGCCGGACCCGCCGCCGAAGACGGTGGCCTCCTTGGCGGTCTGGGCGATGCCGTTGGCGCCGTTGAAGGCGCGCTGTCCCCATGAACTGAGCTGCTTGGGGTCGAAGTTGACCGCCAGGTCCAGGATCGGGTCGGTGTTGCCGCTCCACGACCAGGCCAGGTAGCCCAGCTTCAGCTGCTGGGCGGTGGCCATCATGGTGTCCTCGTCGGGGTCGCCGTACTGGTCGGCGGGGCCGCCGAACTCGCCGATGAGGATGGGCAGTTTGGCGTCGACGTAGGCGTTGAGGTAGTCGGTGATCTCCTGCGCGGTGTCGTACACGCTGTACATGTGGATGGAGAAGATGAGGTTGCCGGTGGTGTCGGCGTCGTAGACCGACCTGGCGTTGGCGCGCATCACGCCCTGCCAGTCCTGACCCCAGTTGGGGGCGTCGACCATGATCGTGTGCTGGAGTCCGGCGGCGCGCAGCTTCTTGACGGCGGCGATGGTGGGGGCGGTCCAGCCGTCGGGGTTGGTGTTCCCCCAGGGCTCGTTGCCGATGTTGATGATGATGTACTTCTCCTGGCCGGCCAGGACGTCCTTCAGGCCGATCCAGTAGTCGGCCGCCTGGTCGAGCGTGCCGGCCGCGCTGTCCTCGCCGTAGCCGGTGGTGTCGTGCACCTCCAGGACGCAGATGAGCCGGTTGGCCTTGCACTGGGCGACGACGTCGGCGACGTCCGAGGCGCTGTTGGCGGCCCAGCGGTGACCGTCGGCCAGGACGACCCGGACGGAGTTGGCGCCGAGGGCCTTGATGTCGGCGAGCGACTGCTTGGTCTTGCCCGGGTACCAGGTGTGGGCGGCGTTGACGCCCCGCATGACGAAGTCGTTGCCGTTGCCCTCGATCAGCCGGCCGTTGCTGATGTGCAGGCCGGCGGCCTGTACGGCGGGCGACTGGGCGTGGGCGACGGCGGGGAAGAGCGCGCCGACGAGGACGAGTCCGAGGAGGCTCGCCAGCAGGGCCACCAGGCCCGTCAAGGGGTGCTGTTGTGTCGTGCTTCTTGTTCTTCTCACTGCGGCTCCATGGGGGTGAGCGCCGGGAGATCCAGGCGTGGAAAGGGCACGAGCAGGTGCATGGGAGCGCTCCCATGAAATCCACATCGTCCAGTACACGTCAAGAAGTGGGGCGTGGTTCCGTCCGCCCGCTCCGCTCAGACCACGAGCCCCGCGATGTGTGCGACGACCGTGTCGAGGATCTCCGACCAGGCCGACTCGTCCCCCAGGACGAGGAAGTTGAGGGTCAGCCCGTCGGTGACGGCGGCCAGGTAACGGGCCAATACGGGTACGGCCACGGTGAGTTCGAGATCCCGCTCCAACCGCAGCCGCTCGATGAGTTCCGCGAAGGCGCTGGCGTACAGCTCGTGCTGGCGCCGGGCCAGGTGCTCGAATCCCGGCTCGCGCAGCGCGTACTGGGTCAGTTCGTAGGTGAGCATGTGCTCGTCGGGGTGGGCACGCACATGGTCCCAGTACGCCTGGAAGCCGGCCCGCACGGTCTCCTCCAGCGTCGCCTTCGGGCGCAGCGCTTTGTTCACCACGGCCACGGAGTGGTCGGTGAGGGTCGTGATGACCGACTCGATCAGGGCCTGCTTGGAGTCGAAGCAGTAGTGGAAGACGCTCAGGGACACGCCGGCCTCGGCGGCGATGGACCGGGTCGTCGTCCTGGGGACGCCGTCCCGGGCCATCGCCCGGATCGCCGCTTCCGTCAGCTGTCTGCGTCGTTCGGCCGACGGTCTGCGTGCCATGCGTGTCCTCGGGTTTCGTGCGGGGGTGTCAGGCGCTGTGGACGCCGACGTCGTAGAGCGAGTATCCCCAGGAGGTGCCGCGGGCGAGGCCGTGGACGCGGACGTAACGGGCCGGTGTGCCGGTGAACCTGGCCGTGTCCAGCCCGCCGTCGCCGGAGGTGGTGGACCACGCGGTCTGCCAGGTGGTGCCGTCGGTGGACAGCTCGATGCGGTACGACTTCCCGTACGCCCGCTCCCAGTCGAGGGTGACCCGGCAGACCAGGTGGGTGGAGCCGAGGTCGACCTGCCACCACTGGTCGTCCCTCCAGTCACTGGCCCAGCGTGTGCCGCCGTCCCCGTCGACCGCCCGCCCCGGCTGATAGCTGGTGAACGGGTTCCACTCGGACGAACTCGCCGTCGCCGGCTGCCCCTTGGCGAGATCGACCGTGGCCTGGTGCCGCTCCGTCGCACCCCAGGTGTCGAGGTAGGACTGCGCGCCCCGGAACAGGTCGTCGACCACGGTCTGTCCGCCGACCTTCCTGATGTCCTCGACCCAGTCCGGGATCATGCCGACGTGGGCGGCGCCGTCGGTGTTGATGTCGAAGGTGCGCTCGCCGGAGGTCTGCCTGTCGATGACCGAGCCGCCGTCGACGCTCTTGAAGGGGTACGTCACCGGGTTCGAGGTGTGCGCGCCGCGGGGGGCGGGGTGGTCGCCGACGCCGTTGAAGTCGGTGCCGAAGCCGTAGCCGACGCCGTACTTGTCGCGCAGGGGCTTGGTGCGGGCCGCCTCGGCGACGAAGCCCTCGGAGCCGTGCATGTACTGGGCGACGAAACCGCCGAGGGAGTAGACCCGCTCGGTCCAGTTCAGGTCCATCCAGCTGTGCGAGGAGAGCACGCCGGGGTAGGAGGCCGACTCCAGGACGTCCAGCGCCTGACCGACCGCCTTGACGCTCATGTGGTCGATCTCCAGCATCATCTTGCGCTTCATCATCCCGCGCACGGCGTACTCGCCGAGGTCGGTGAGCCCACGTTTGTTGCACTGGGCGTCGGAGTCGTACGAGGGCACCGTCACACCCGACGGCAGGTCGGACTCGGCCGCCGAGGCGGCGTTGCCGATGGGGTTGTCGTGCTGCGGGCCTGTGCACTTCTCGGTCTGCCAGAAGGTGCCGGTGGACAGGAACTGGCCGACGTTGATGGCCGTTCCGAGGCCGCCGGAGTCGAACCGGACGCCGCACAGGGCGTTGTCGAACTTGTGGCACAGGAACATCGAGCGCACACCGAGCCCGTACAGCTCGTCCAGCCCCTTGTCGATGTCGGCCTTGCTGCACTGCGGGATGTCGAGGATCTGCTTGCAGCCGAACGGCTCGGAGGTCTCCACGCCGAGGATGACCGCCAGCTTGCCCTGTTCGATGACCTCGCGCGCCTGCGCGCTGTCGGTGACGATCCGGAACCAGCCCCTGCCGGGGCCGCCGTACATGGCGTCGACGTAGTCCTGCAGCTGGTACGTCATCCTCGCCTGCAGTCTGATCGACGTCATCTCGTCGCAACTGCGGTCCTTGAACGGGTAGATGGAGCAGATCATGCCGTTGGTGACGAGGTCGTTGACCAGCACCCGCTGCCCGCCGCGCCAGGCCCGCTCCACCCAGGCGTAGTAGTCGGCCTGGTGGGTCATCGAGTCGTGGGCCGGCCAGTCCTTGAAGGTGGGCCAGCCGACCGGGTCGTGCCTGCCGTCGCCGCCGTGGGTGATGTAGTCGAAGACCGCGAGGGTGCCGTCCGGGTAGTGCTCGGGGCAGTCCTTGAGCGCGTCGGCGACGCCGTTCGGGGAGAACACCTTGCCGCAGATCAGCCGCCCGCCGAAGGCCTCGTTGCCGAAGAGGTGGTTGTGGGCGTCGACGAACCCGCGCACCTTTCCGGCCGAGTCGGTGCCGGTGAACGGCTCACCGGTGACGTTGATCTGCAGGTCCGGGGTGGGTGGCGCGGTCGGGATCCACCAGTCGCCGCCCGCCGCCGAGCTCGGCGTGGGGCCGAGGATCACGGCGAGCACCAGGAGGAGCAGCGACATCAGGGTGACGTTCCTGCGTCTGCGGTTCGAGCGTCGGTTCGGCGTCACTGCCCACGTCCCTCCGTCGGCGCGGCCGGCCCCAGGGCATGGGGGAACCATGGGGTTGTCATGACCAGCGCAATATCTGGGACGAGGATCGGGGCGGCGGCCCGGCGAGTCAAGGGTCCGGGACGCTTGACCTGATGACACCCGGGGACGTTCGCCGGCCCCGATGGCCTCAAGGAGCGTTCAGCCCCCGAACCGGGCCCATTCGCCGAGCACGGGTACGCACTTCTCGGCGAAGTACTCGTAATCGGCGGCCGTGTTGTACACGTGCGCGGACAGGCGCCAGTAACCGGTGCCGGCGAAGCTGGTGAAGGCCGCCTCCACGTCCAGTTCGCGGGCGACCCGGTCGCGCAGGGCGTCGGCCTCGACGCGGGTGCGGCCCAGGCCGCCGGGAAGACGGACCAGACGCATGCCGGGCACGGGCATGCCGACGTCGACCCGGCTGTCCTCGCCGGTGAGTTCCGCGAAGGCGGCGCCGACGACGCGGGCACCGTGGTCGGCGAGGTCGTCCATGTAGCGGCGGGCGGCGTCCCAGCCCCAGGTGTGCTCGACGAGCGCCAGGGCGGTCGGCGCGGCCAGGTAGGAGGTGGCGTCGATGGTGCCCTGCTGGTCGAAGCGGTCCGGGTAGGGGTCCTGGGCGCCCCAGGAGTCGATGAGCGGGTACAGCAGGTCGCGCTGCGGGCCGCGCGCGACGAGCGCCGCGGTGCCACGCGGGGCGCAGCCCCACTTGTGCAGGTTGCCGGTCCAGAAGTCGTACGGGGCGTCGGCGAGCGGCGTGGCGAGCAGCCCGGGCGCGTGCGCGCCGTCGACGAGCATCGGGATCCCGCGCCGCCGCGCCTCCTCGCCGATCGCCTCCACCGGCAGCCTGCGCGCGGTCGCCGAGGTGATCTGGTCGACGACGATCAGACCGGTGGCCTCGCCGATTTCGGCGACCACGGCCTCGTACGCCTGCTCGGCGTCGGCGTCCAGCGGCACCCGCGCGGTGCGCACGCGGCCGCCCCAGCGCCGGGCGAGTCGTTCGGCGCCCATGGTGACGGCGCCGTAGCCGTGGTCGGTGACGACGATCTCGCCGCCCGGGCGCGGGGTGAGGGCGGCGTAGACGACGCTCGCGCCGGCACTGGCGTTCGGCACCAGGGCGAGGTCGCCGGTGTCGACCCGCAGGAACTCGGCGAGTTCCCGGCGGGCGGCGGCCAGACGCGGGGGCAGCGTCGGGAACCACACCACCGGTGAGCGTTCCATCTCGGCCCGCAATTCCTGCTGCCGCTCCTGCGCCGCCAGTGGGACGGCGCCGAAGGATCCGTGGTTGAGATGCCTGAGGGCGGGGTCCAGCGACCACGCCTCGGCGGCGGGCCGGCCGTCGGGCAGCAGCAGGGGGGTCGGCGCGGTGGCCGGCTCGGTTTCGCTCACGTCGGGCAGCCTTCCGGAGGACGTACGATCACCCGCATCCTGACACGGCACGCGGGCCGCCCGAACGCCCGGTCCGGCGGGGAGGCCCGCTCCAAAAAAACGTTTGACGAAGATCGGCACCGGGCGGTCGGATGGCTCCCCATGACCACAGGGCAGATGCATCCCGGCGCGCACCCCGTCGACGAGGACCTCGTACGGCGGCTCGTCGCCGGGCGGTTCCCGCGGTGGGCGGGGCTGCCGGTGCGCCGGTTCCCCTCGGGCGGCACGGTCAACGCCATGTACCGGCTGGGCGAGGACATGGTGGTACGGCTGCCCCTGGTGGCGGGCGGGGCCGAGGACGTGGTGCGGGAGCGGCGCTGGCTGCCCGCTCTCGCGCCGCTGCTGCCCACGGCCGTGCCCGAGGTGCTCGGCGCCGGGGAGCCCGCCGAGGGATATCCCTGGCCGTGGTCGGTGTACCGGTGGCAGGAAGGGCGCAACCCCGAGGAGGGGGCGCTCGAGGCCCCGGTGGCACTGGCGAGGGACCTGGCGGCCTTCGTCACGGCGATGCGCGGCCTGGACCTGCCGGACGCGCCGCGGGCCCACCGCGGCGGACCGCTGACCGCCCTCGACGCCGGGACACGGGCGGCGATCGAGGCACTGCGCGCGCTGCCCGAGGAGGGCGTCGACTGCGACGCCGTGGCCGCCGTGTGGGAGGACGCGCTGCGGGCCCCGGACCGCAAGGGCCCTGACGTGTGGCTGCACGCCGACCTGATGCCGGGAAACCTGCTCGTGGCGGACGGCCGGCTGGTCTCCGTGATCGACTTCGGGTGCATGGGGGTCGGCGACCCCGCCTGCGACCTGTTCCCGGCATGGAACCTGCTGCCCGCCGGGGCGCGGGCGGTCTTCCGGGAGGCGCTCGACGTGGACGACGCGTGCTGGCGGCGCGGCCGGGCGCGGACGCTGTCGCAGGCGGTGATCGCGCTGCCGTACTACCGGACGACGAACGCGGCGATGGCCCGCAACGCCCGGCACGTGATCCGGGCGGTGCTGGAGGAGGTCTGAGGCGGCCGCACCTGCGTGGAGGAGAGGCGGGACGACTGCTCCGGCGGCCTCACGCGGCGGCCCTCGGCCGCGCCACCCGCGTCCGAAGCGCGCCTGCCTCAATCCACCGGCCACGTGTGGGCGGGGGCGTTGAGGTGCATGTAGTCCATGTAG
Above is a genomic segment from Streptomyces sp. SLBN-31 containing:
- a CDS encoding serine/threonine-protein kinase; amino-acid sequence: MSEHRSVPSGAAPDEAAALRQTGAAPLHSGDPRRIGPYVPLALLGSGGMGRVYLGRPAGGGSGLVAVKVIRPEYADDAGFRRRFEREASVHDLVRTTRTPRLCGTGFEDRLLWMATEYLPGLDLADAVREDGALASAAVWRLVAELGRALADLAAAGIVHRDLKPSNVLLSVHGAHVIDFGLSKAVDASALTGTGNRVGTPAYMSPEHLRTGTCEPSSDVFSLGATLVYAATGHAPFGDGTGVDVMHRVAFEEPNGELLGEVAAADADLAALLSACLSKEPEGRPAPQELVDAASARAGAADWPEPLAGRVLARQRAYEVLDGLPGDETTRLRSCDAPPVPAPAPAGHAAPSAGGEAEAPESPADPPERLRADEPRTTGRRKPLLVVAAGVVLCATAAGILALDSPLPPGPGTSPGSRTSSGGTLSDGARPSASGSAAYTSASGKSVDGGARTAESSSASAASGSARPGRQGASASPSAPGPSASDDPTGTAPATGTPEGPATPPWISDCTYYAGSGRTREGDSGKRVLQVQCMLTKRGYDVGGSGVDGEFGPGTTAAVESFQSAKGLDADGVVGHDTWTALRETD
- a CDS encoding response regulator transcription factor, which translates into the protein MTSVLVVHDQSLQRLGLRMLLAAEPDLTVTGEAANASDAADRCEELRPDVVVMGNGASDADGIQAIRRITRPVAPGERRPRVLVLTPTSSEAYASAALRAGAGGFLAQHATPQELTAAVRVVAAGDAVITPALTRALIETVRLEQPAPRTARRAGLATLTDRERDILTAVASGWSNAEIGERLSIAPTTVKSHVSHILAKIGARARVQAVIFAYETGLVRPAAA
- a CDS encoding glycoside hydrolase family 5 protein, with product MRKTPAKNRLSSRLRATCAAVAIAAVSGATLAGSPASATAAAPTGTSQFRGVNWADPRDNFADDYLQLSGLSTSDGYAQTYAKASRIISAFRANLGANTVRLPINPYTVNGAYWKSYRAVIDAASAHGFKVIVSYWEGTGDKRDGYIDDEATFWPMWDTVVKTYQHNSRVYFEPMNEPHGYTDAQWADIAAKWLATYPSVPRDRVFVSGAGYNDHVTSVCADPRLKGTYLSLHHYGFWKSYATYDQWVSDLKERIGDCANRTVIDEFGAPMTTGLDYDKPAPDDNYVNFIQAETDTARELGMGSVYWPGLRTDDIYSMQKLVGDPSRPWLATTNQSGADRLAWAWGRGRPVQG
- a CDS encoding LacI family DNA-binding transcriptional regulator produces the protein MVERGGSGVPGGRRKQRVSMADVAKLAGVSSQTVSRVSNGHPGVIASTREQVLAAMRELGYRPNSAARALRYGQFNTIGVILFSLSSTGNSRTVEAIATHAAAEGYAITLIPIDVPTQDNVLGAFTRMGELAVDAVVVIMEVHLLDTGTVQLPPGVHVVVVDSDAGDRYCVVDTDQADGARRAVRHLLDLGHETVWHVTGPESSYAGQRRTQAWRTALEEAGRPVPPPLHGDWSAESGYTAGHTLAGHPDCTAVFAANDQMALGVLRAFHERGVAVPEDVSVVGFDDIPDAAYFVPPLTTVHQDFAEVGRRCVEKALQQIRGDDGVRAGTDLVPTSLVVRGSTGAPRR
- a CDS encoding cellulase family glycosylhydrolase, with protein sequence MRRTRSTTQQHPLTGLVALLASLLGLVLVGALFPAVAHAQSPAVQAAGLHISNGRLIEGNGNDFVMRGVNAAHTWYPGKTKQSLADIKALGANSVRVVLADGHRWAANSASDVADVVAQCKANRLICVLEVHDTTGYGEDSAAGTLDQAADYWIGLKDVLAGQEKYIIINIGNEPWGNTNPDGWTAPTIAAVKKLRAAGLQHTIMVDAPNWGQDWQGVMRANARSVYDADTTGNLIFSIHMYSVYDTAQEITDYLNAYVDAKLPILIGEFGGPADQYGDPDEDTMMATAQQLKLGYLAWSWSGNTDPILDLAVNFDPKQLSSWGQRAFNGANGIAQTAKEATVFGGGSGDTQAPTAPGTPTASTVTATSVTLTWPAATDDVGVTGYDVVRVTGSDETRAATATTNTATVSGLTAATAYTFAVYAHDAAGNRSTRSATVNVTTDKAPTTACSVGYRVVGEWPGGFQGEIKIGNPGAAAINGWKLGFTFADGQTVSNMWGGTAAQSGGAVTVTPASYTTTIAAGGSVTVGFIASKSSTNTAPTAFTLNGSTCTTG
- a CDS encoding TetR/AcrR family transcriptional regulator; translated protein: MARRPSAERRRQLTEAAIRAMARDGVPRTTTRSIAAEAGVSLSVFHYCFDSKQALIESVITTLTDHSVAVVNKALRPKATLEETVRAGFQAYWDHVRAHPDEHMLTYELTQYALREPGFEHLARRQHELYASAFAELIERLRLERDLELTVAVPVLARYLAAVTDGLTLNFLVLGDESAWSEILDTVVAHIAGLVV
- a CDS encoding discoidin domain-containing protein, encoding MSLLLLVLAVILGPTPSSAAGGDWWIPTAPPTPDLQINVTGEPFTGTDSAGKVRGFVDAHNHLFGNEAFGGRLICGKVFSPNGVADALKDCPEHYPDGTLAVFDYITHGGDGRHDPVGWPTFKDWPAHDSMTHQADYYAWVERAWRGGQRVLVNDLVTNGMICSIYPFKDRSCDEMTSIRLQARMTYQLQDYVDAMYGGPGRGWFRIVTDSAQAREVIEQGKLAVILGVETSEPFGCKQILDIPQCSKADIDKGLDELYGLGVRSMFLCHKFDNALCGVRFDSGGLGTAINVGQFLSTGTFWQTEKCTGPQHDNPIGNAASAAESDLPSGVTVPSYDSDAQCNKRGLTDLGEYAVRGMMKRKMMLEIDHMSVKAVGQALDVLESASYPGVLSSHSWMDLNWTERVYSLGGFVAQYMHGSEGFVAEAARTKPLRDKYGVGYGFGTDFNGVGDHPAPRGAHTSNPVTYPFKSVDGGSVIDRQTSGERTFDINTDGAAHVGMIPDWVEDIRKVGGQTVVDDLFRGAQSYLDTWGATERHQATVDLAKGQPATASSSEWNPFTSYQPGRAVDGDGGTRWASDWRDDQWWQVDLGSTHLVCRVTLDWERAYGKSYRIELSTDGTTWQTAWSTTSGDGGLDTARFTGTPARYVRVHGLARGTSWGYSLYDVGVHSA